In Zingiber officinale cultivar Zhangliang chromosome 11B, Zo_v1.1, whole genome shotgun sequence, a single window of DNA contains:
- the LOC122034449 gene encoding glutamate-1-semialdehyde 2,1-aminomutase, chloroplastic-like: MASVAGVGVSWRSCKPAVLTPPAKPSRAATRLAFTVRNAVSVEKNYALQKSEEIFSAAKELMPGGVNSPVRAFKSVGGQPIVFDSVKGSRMWDVDGNEYIDYVGSWGPAIIGHADDKVNAALIEALKKGTSFGAPCVLENVLAEMVISAVRSIEMVRFVNSGTEACMGVLRLARAFTDRQKLIKFEGCYHGHANAFLVKAGSGVATLGLPDSPGVPKGATVDTLTSPYNDLETVKKLFETHKGEIAAVILEPVVGNAGFIPPKLEFLNGLREITKQDGALLIFDEVMTGFRLAYGGAQEYFGITPDLTTLGKVIGGGLPVGAYGGRKDIMQMVAPAGPMYQAGTLSGNPLAMTAGIHTLKRLTEPGTYEYLDKITSDLTNGILDAGKRAGHEICGGYIRGMFGFFFNAGPVHNFDDAKKSDTAKFARFHRGMLEEGVYLAPSQFEAGFTSLAHTSKDIEQTIEAAERVLKRI; the protein is encoded by the exons ATGGCGAGCGTCGCAGGCGTTGGGGTCTCATGGAGGTCGTGCAAACCAGCCGTCCTGACGCCGCCGGCGAAACCCTCTCGCGCCGCCACGCGCCTTGCCTTTACCGTTCGAAACGCCGTCTCCGTCGAGAAGAACTACGCGCTCCAAAAATCCGAGGAGATTTTTAGCGCCGCCAAG GAATTGATGCCAGGAGGTGTAAATTCCCCTGTTCGAGCCTTCAAATCAGTGGGTGGGCAACCAATAGTCTTTGATTCTGTTAAAGGTTCTCGTATGTGGGACGTGGATGGTAATGAATACATAGATTACGTTGGTTCATGGGGTCCTGCTATTATCGGGCATGCAGATGACAAG GTGAATGCTGCCTTGATTGAGGCCCTGAAGAAAGGCACAAGCTTTGGTGCTCCCTGTGTGTTAGAGAATGTCCTGGCTGAGATGGTCATCTCAGCAGTGCGTAGTATTGAAATGGTCCGCTTTGTTAATTCAGGCACAGAAGCATGTATGGGTGTTCTTCGTCTTGCTCGTGCATTCACGGACCGGCAAAAGCTCATCAAATTTGAAGGCTGCTATCATGGTCATGCCAATGCATTCCTAGTTAAGGCTGGCAGTGGAGTTGCCACTCTTGGCCTCCCTGACTCCCCTGGTGTTCCTAAGGGAGCCACAGTCGATACACTGACCTCTCCTTATAATGACCTTGAAACTGTAAAGAAACTATTTGAAACCCACAAAGGTGAGATTGCTGCTGTCATCCTTGAACCAGTTGTGGGGAATGCTGGCTTCATCCCTCCAAAACTAGAATTCTTGAATGGCCTCCGAGAAATCACAAAACAAGATGGTGCTCTCCTTATATTTGATGAGGTGATGACAGGATTCCGTCTGGCTTATGGTGGGGCTCAAGAGTATTTTGGCATAACTCCTGATCTAACCACCCTTGGAAAAGTGATCGGGGGTGGTCTTCCAGTTGGAGCTTATGGAGGTAGGAAAGACATCATGCAGATGGTGGCTCCTGCTGGACCAATGTACCAAGCAGGAACTCTTAGCGGCAACCCATTGGCTATGACTGCAGGCATTCACACTCTCAAGAGGTTAACAGAGCCAGGGACATACGAGTACCTAGACAAAATTACCTCTGATCTTACCAATGGAATTCTAGATGCTGGGAAGAGAGCTGGGCATGAAATATGCGGTGGCTATATTCGTGGAATGTTTGGGTTCTTCTTCAACGCTGGGCCAGTTCACAATTTTGATGATGCAAAAAAGAGTGACACCGCTAAGTTTGCAAGGTTTCACAGGGGTATGCTGGAGGAAGGTGTGTACCTTGCTCCCTCGCAATTTGAAGCAGGATTTACAAGCCTAGCACATACTTCTAAAGATATTGAACAAACAATTGAGGCAGCTGAGAGAGTGCTTAAAAGGATTTGA